GGGAAAAACACCATTTGCAAGACAAATACAACTCGCAGTAGTACCACCTAAATGCAGCCTACCTGTATTTACTAATATCTTTGATGGAAGCACATGTGCATTGCAGCATATAAGGTCTTATAGTCGATCCCTATTACAGTGGGAAGAAAATGATACGGTGTTATGTAAATATTTCTCGGCGAGCCTGACAGGGGAAGCCTTGCAATGGTTTGAAGGATTGCCAGTAGGAACCAGTCGATCATTTCATCACTTACAAAACATCTTCTTAGAAAAATACATCAGTAATAACATGCTAAGACCAGGTATTGAAAAGTGTTCAGCTTACGCAGAAGGATCAATGAGAGCTTGCGCAGTTTAACCACGCGTTGGAGGAGCATGTGTAGCGAAATGTCTGGACGAGTGGATAAGAGAAACCTTATACTAGCATTCATCAATGCACTTTTTCCTACAGATTTATTGTATACGCAGATCTTCAGGACAAAAGATACAATAACCATGGCGGAGTTACGCGAGTTCCAAGAAGAATACATAgctcttgaagaaaaacaaagagaaattGAGTCTTAACCAGTTGCGATAACAAACTCAAATGAGGGGAATGCAAGCTTACTTCCAAGGACAACAAATGATGTTGCAAGTACATCCCAAGGGAGTCAAGGAAAGAAAGTAATTGAAGAAGGGAAAAAGCTAGTAGCCATGGGCAGTAAAGACCAATAAGAGTTTGAAAGAGAATACAGAGAAAAGCAATTCAATAATCGTGGAGGGAATCACAAGATTCAAAGGCTTGATAACCAACCAGAAGTTTATGGAGGGAAAAATCAATATCACAACCAAGGCCCAGGAGGTAGCAAAGTAGTTTGGGAGCACATAAAGATGCCGCATCTAAACACCGCGATAGACAAAATCTGGGAAGCTGTAATTTTAATGGAAGACATCCCAGAACCACCAAACATGGGAAATGAGACACCACCAGGGAGAAGAAGTAGAGAATTATGTGCTTACCATCGTTTCCTCGGTCACACCACCAGTAATTGTAGAAATGTGAAGAAAATTACACTCAGAATGATTGATCAGGGGAAGCTAAACCATTTTCTAGTGCGACCACAACAgaatctaccaccaccaccagaagggCATGCACAAGATGTGGAAACAAGAAGGCACACCTATCTGATTGAAGTAGGTGCGAAGGCAAAGAACTTATATTGCAATTCGAttatatattctttcagaagCATAAAATATTTTCACGATAATGTCCTAAGACGAGTTTATACAAGAGATAGTGATAGAAGAGAGATACTCAACCTGGCCAAGGTATCACCACTAAAAGATAGGCAGAAACaacctatttcttttaccgcagaagaaatacCAGGAGGTGCAGAACAACACGATATCCCATTAGTGGTTAAGTTGGAAATCAACCCAAATACAAAAACTGATGAAGATGCGGAGGATGACGCAAATACATGGGCTATAAATAGAATACTGATAGATCCTGCCAGTTCAGTTAATATATTGTTCTATCACACATACAAAACTATGGGTGGAAGGGATGAGAACCTCATCCCATCAACTTATAAGATATACAGTTTCAACGGTACAACCAATAAGCCAAAGGGAGAAATAACGATGCGAATTCCTCTAAAGAGCATATTCACAGAAATAGTGTTTTGCGTTGTTGATGTCGAATCTCCGTATAATGCTTTGATAGGAAGACCTTGGTT
This genomic stretch from Papaver somniferum cultivar HN1 chromosome 5, ASM357369v1, whole genome shotgun sequence harbors:
- the LOC113279911 gene encoding uncharacterized protein LOC113279911, which produces MPHLNTAIDKIWEAVILMEDIPEPPNMGNETPPGRRSRELCAYHRFLGHTTSNCRNVKKITLRMIDQGKLNHFLVRPQQNLPPPPEGHAQDVETRRHTYLIEVGAKAKNLYCNSIIYSFRSIKYFHDNVLRRVYTRDSDRREILNLAKVSPLKDRQKQPISFTAEEIPGGAEQHDIPLVVKLEINPNTKTDEDAEDDANTWAINRILIDPASSVNILFYHTYKTMGGRDENLIPSTYKIYSFNGTTNKPKGEITMRIPLKSIFTEIVFCVVDVESPYNALIGRPWLHIILGVDSTFHQCIKFALPQGVGIIRGYPIEGKNCHEIDVDKSEERASKRRNWKR